From one Trachemys scripta elegans isolate TJP31775 chromosome 14, CAS_Tse_1.0, whole genome shotgun sequence genomic stretch:
- the LOC117887165 gene encoding zinc finger protein 501-like, which yields MQENYETVTSLGLPIPKPALIAQLEAGEEPWVTDLQCCEERKIPRGTRTDDGRMSENEEGNPQREGPVQVELQRNFLRRAEENFSQFLEQRKAWSNWHRSERKLGNHPRKKVHESFECGGEDKDSKETTTQQTNPKEKKPYKCLECGKTFNWSSNLTAHRRLHTGEKPYKCLECGKSFSQCSGLIRHGRIHTGEGPHKCLECGKSFSAPSALIVHQRTHTGEKPYKCLDCGKCFSQHSGLISHGRIHTGEGPHKCLECGKSFSGPSVLIIHQRTHTGEKPFKCLYCGKSFSQRSHLTCHGRIHTGEGPYKCLDCGKSFSGPSALIAHKRTHTGEKPYKCLDCGKSFSVSSGLFIHRRIHTGEKPYKCLECGKSFSASSALITHQRTHTGEKPYKCLDCGKSFSQRSGLISHGKIHTGEGPYKCLECGKSCSAPSALITHQRTHTGEKPYKCLQCEKSFSARSVLIVHQRTHTGEKPYKCLDCEKSFSQSSNLAAHRRLHMGERPCK from the exons atgcaggagaattatgagactgtgacctcgctgg GACTCCCCATTCCGAAACCTGCCCTGATTGCCCAGCTGGAAGCAGGGGAAGAGCCATGGGTCACCGATCTCCAGTGCTGCGAGGAAAGGAAGATCCCAAGAGGCACCCGCACAG ATGATGGGAGAATGAGTGAAAATGAGGAGGGGAATCCACAGCGGGAAGGTCCTGTGCAAGTGGAACTGCAGAGGAACTTTTTGAGAAGAGCTGAAGAGAACTTTTCCCAGTTCTTGGAACAGAGAAAAGCCTGGAGTAATTGGCACAGGTCAGAGAGGAAGCTGGGAAACCACCCAAGAAAGAAAGTGCATGAATCCTTTGAATGTGGTGGAGAAGACAAGGATTCCAAAGAAACCACAACCCAGCAGACAAATCCCAAAGAaaagaaaccctataaatgcttaGAATGTGGAAAAACCTTCAATTGGAGCTCAAATCTTACTGCCCATCGGAGACTGCACACGGGAGAGAAACCgtataaatgccttgagtgtgggaaaagcttcagtcagtgCTCAGGCCTTATTAGGCATggaagaatccacacaggagagggaCCACATAAATgtcttgagtgtgggaaaagtttcagtgcACCATCAGCCCTTATTgtacatcagagaacccacacgggagagaaaccctataaatgttTAGACTGTGGGAAATGCTTCAGTCAACACTCAGGCCTTATTAGCCATGGGAGAATCCATACGGGAGAGGGTCCAcataaatgccttgagtgtggaAAAAGTTTCAGTGGACCATCAGTCCTTATAatacatcagagaacccacacaggagagaaaccgtTTAAATGCTtgtactgtgggaaaagtttcagtcaGCGCTCACATCTTACTTGCcatgggagaatccacacaggagagggaccgtataaatgcttggactgtgggaaaagtttcagtggACCATCAGCTCTTATTGCACATAAGAggacccacacaggagagaaaccctataaatgcttggattgtgggaaaagcttcagtgtgAGCTCAGGTCTTTTTATccataggagaatccacacaggagagaaaccgtATAAGTGTCTTGAATGTGGAAAAAGTTTCAGTGCATCATCAGCCCTTATTacacatcagagaacccacacgggagagaaaccctataaatgcttggactgtgggaaaagcttcagtcagcgCTCAGGCCTTATTAGCCATGGGAAAATCCATACGGGAGAGGGACCatataaatgccttgagtgtgggaaaagttgcAGTGCACCATCAGCCCTTATTacacatcagagaacccacacgggagagaaaccctataaatgccttcAGTGTGAGAAAAGTTTCAGTGCACGATCGGTCCTTATTGTACATCAGAggacccacacaggagagaaaccttataaatgcttggactgtgagaaaagcttcagtcagagctcaAATCTTGCTGCCCATCGGAGACTGCACATGGGAGAGAGACCCTGTAAATGA